AAAGATGTGTTGAGCACATTAGCAAGACGTGCGCCGCATATTCCGATTGTAATTTATCCAACCTTGGTGCAGGGGCCGGATGCGCCTGCGGGAATCGTCTCTGCGCTGAAGGCTGCTAATCAAGAAAACGCAGTTGATGTCATTTTGATGGTGCGCGGCGGCGGCAGCATTGAAGATCTTTGGGCGTTTAATGATGAGCAGTTAGCTTATGCAATTGCTCAGTCTGACATTCCAGTGGTGAGTGGCGTTGGTCACGAAACAGATTTCACGATCGCTGATTTTGTTTCTGATCTCCGGGCGCCAACACCCACAGGAGCTGCTGAGCTAGCGGCGCCACGCCGAGACCAAATGTTGCAAGAGTTGGATGCCATCATGCAAGCGTTGTTACAGCGCATCAATCAGCGTGTAGAGCGTGAAGCGCAAACCCTAGATCAACTAGCCTTGCGCTTAAGTCATGCATTACCCAATCCAGATCGTATGCGGGAACAAATTACAAACTGGCAACAACGCTTAAATCAAGCATGGTCAGTGCGAATGGAGAATTGGAAACGCGGTCAATCTCACTTCCAGTCGCAATTAGAAATGCTCAACCCCCAAAGAACTTTAGAGCGCGGATATGCGGTGATTTTGAAAGAAGACAAAGCAGCGTTACAGGCTGTGCGGAACCCAGCAGAGCTCAATACTGAGAATGCTTTCCAGATTCGTCTGGCTGAAGGTCAGGTTGATGTCGAGTTTTCTGGGGTGAGGCAAAAGTAAGTGCCTCACCAGACCCTTTGAGACGCGTGTTATTGCGCACTATTTTTGCTAGAGTTAAATGATGACTGCATATTCCGCAAGTGAAGCTAGGGCAAGTCTTTATCGGCTAATTGATCAGGCTGCTGAGACCCATAAGCCCATCATAATCTCTGGGAAGAGGACTAATGCCGTATTGGTATCGGAGGAGGATTGGAGTGCCATTCAGGAAACACTCTATCGGGTAGCAATACCTGGCATGCGCGAATCCATTAAAGATGCCAGGGCAGAGCCTCTTGCGAAAAGCAAAAGGATATTGAAGTGGTAGTTTGGAATTTGCTTTATTCC
The window above is part of the Polynucleobacter sp. AP-Kolm-20A-A1 genome. Proteins encoded here:
- a CDS encoding type II toxin-antitoxin system Phd/YefM family antitoxin, whose protein sequence is MTAYSASEARASLYRLIDQAAETHKPIIISGKRTNAVLVSEEDWSAIQETLYRVAIPGMRESIKDARAEPLAKSKRILKW
- the xseA gene encoding exodeoxyribonuclease VII large subunit; amino-acid sequence: MSEISKEILSVGDLNRAIAASLEDRFDTVWVSGEISNFKAYDSGHWYFSLKDEEGQIRCVMFRGRNGQVGFMPQSGDLVEVSANLGMYVPRGDIQLTIQTLRRAGMGGLYEAFLKLKAKLAKEGLFDEERKRDIPSHPRSIGIITSPQAAALKDVLSTLARRAPHIPIVIYPTLVQGPDAPAGIVSALKAANQENAVDVILMVRGGGSIEDLWAFNDEQLAYAIAQSDIPVVSGVGHETDFTIADFVSDLRAPTPTGAAELAAPRRDQMLQELDAIMQALLQRINQRVEREAQTLDQLALRLSHALPNPDRMREQITNWQQRLNQAWSVRMENWKRGQSHFQSQLEMLNPQRTLERGYAVILKEDKAALQAVRNPAELNTENAFQIRLAEGQVDVEFSGVRQK